The segment ctattttagactttgatattttttatcagCTCCAATTagaattaaatatgtattttgaatattttcaataataatcaaaatagttaatcccattattttaattattatcttattataaGATAAAAGTCAgaaaccaaacacatcaaaagGAGTTTTACTCTTTGGATTTTGTGTGCTGGAATTGTTATCTTCACTCTTCAGTTCCAGTTTGCAATGTTTCTGTACGTAGAAAATTGGAACAAACTATGTCATATACGTACAGACAGAAAAGCCATCTCCACCTAACACTACAACATCCTTTCAATCAAAGTCTCTCTCAAATGGATCATACATTTTTGTGCAAAATTAAGGAACCAAACCATTATGCTTCCTTAACCCAAGATCCTTACTTAGCCTTCCATTCCAATTCAAGCATTACTAATCTGCAAGCCAAAGCAAAAAAGTAAGATAATCCATAGTACCCTTTATTCTatttgattgatttatttttactGTGTTagggattttttttaatgatgggTCGTTGATGAAAATTTGTTATGAATTTCTTTGATCCTAAAGTTTGGACTTTGGATAGTGGTAATTGGGGAAGAAAATTTGTTTGGTTGGCCCCTATTTTCCGTAGTCTTCACTGTCAAATTTGGTGGCACAGTGGCTCAGTGGCAATATATAAATGAAGAGTTTGTGTGCTTGCTTCTACACAAGCAGTGTCTTCAACTCTCACTCCCACTCTCACTGGAACCATAACCATTCTCATTCTCAATCTCAGGTAACTTTGGCTGCATTTGGGGGTACTAATGTCATTTCATAGTTTTCACTTCTCCCTTAGCCTACTAGTTTACAGAACTTGGATTAGTCGATTAGTTAGTTCACTCGTCTGCTTAAGCAAGTGGCGGGAATTCGAATTCTGTCCTGTATATGCATGTATATGCAGTAACCGATTGGCCAACAGTAAACCTTAAATGGAGCTTGACAAATTAGTCTTCGCCCCATCCAACTGGGATATTGTGATAattcagaaaaagaaaaaagagccTAATGAGTGGTGTGTCTTATAGTGTTGAAATTGATCAAAGATTCATTTCCCCTTAAtaagctttttacttttgttAATAAAAAGGGTCCTTTTGCATTAATCTCAATGAATTGTGCTCCGTTGCTGTTTTCTTGGTAGTGAAGAGTGCACAATTTTGTTGCCTTATAGTGGTTAAATTTTCAAGCTTCATTGCAGATTTTAGCTCATTGTATTTTCCCTCACTGAAGTAGATTTTAGGTTACTGCTACTTTGTTTTGTTGAGTTTCTTTTGTTACATTTGATGATATGTATAAATTGTTATGTACAACTGTTTAGATACTTAAAAGCTATCTCGAATAAATTGCTGCAATTAAGATTGTAGAAGTAGCATTAATAAGTAAATGCCACTTTAGTTTAGGATTGCTGTTTATGGAAGATCACAAATGGGGGAAGTTCCTTCCTTCAAATTTGTTAAATATGCATGTGAAATCATTGCGTTTGGGTCGACCGAGCAGCGAGTTTCTTCTTGGTATATAGCTCCAGCTGTCTCCTGATATATTGCTTTGTGTGACAGATCATGGCGGGAAGCATCTCTGGTCCGAGTGGGGGCAATGCTGCTAACATTTTACTAAATCATGACTTCTCCGGAGGGTTGGATTCTTGGCATGTCAATTGCTGCGACGGCTATGTAGTTTCGGCTGAAGAAGTTTCCCAGTTAGGAATATCAATGGAGACAGATGGTAATTGTGCTGTTATCACCAGCCGAAAAGAATGCTGGCAAGGTCTCGAGCAAGACATCACAAGCAGAGTTTCCATTGGCTCCACTTACATAGTTTCAGCTCTTGTTGGAATATCCGGCCTGTCTCAGGGATCTAATGATGTCCAAGCTACCCTGAAACTTGAATATCACAATTCGGCTACTAGTTACTTGTTCATTGGAAGGTACATAATTTTATAGTTTTGTTGTTTCACCTTCCTTGTTCAAGAGTTTTAGAGTAGAATGCTCTCTTTGTTTACCATTTTTTCCACAGAACTTCTGTTACTAGGGGAAACTGGAAAAAGCTGGAAGGTACATTTTCATTGTCGACTATGCCAAAACGAGTTGTATTTTATTTGGAAGGACCTGCTCCTGGAGTTGATATACTTATTCGCTCCGTAGAGATCGGCTGTTCAAATCCTAACAACAATGTATGTTGTTGTATATTGGAACTTAAGTGATACATGAGCTTGGTTTTTGTTTCAATGGCTAACTCGAAATTGCAGTATCTGCATTTCATTCTTTATCTTTGTAATTGTAACTAACTTGTGATTTGTTTTTGTCTTCTTTCAAAAGATTGCAAGAACTGGATGTGTTTCTACTGGAGAAGATAACGTCATAATAAACCCGCAATTTGATGATGGCTTGAACAATTGGTCCGGAAGAGGCTGtaagattgcattgcatgattccATGGGAAATGATCACCGGAAGAGTGCAGCGCAAGCTCGCCTACGAGGTCACTACTTCAGTTCGAATATTTGGAAACAATGTCACTACTGCTGATGTTCGCGCTACTTTGTATGTCCAAACATCAGATCTTCGAGACCAGTACATCGGCATTGCCAAGTTagtctctatcttatttttctatacACGCATAGTTTGGTAGCTTGAATAACAAGTTATCAAAACAGTGCGAAAGTTTAAAACCAGTCACAAATAGTTAAAATATGGAAGTTAAAAGTTTTATGAAATTCAcgaatcaaaattttgaattaattatccTTTTCTATTACTATACATTTTCCTAGTTATTATTCTTGATTCTTGATGACAAGAACAGAACAGAATTTGTTATAGTATGATTCAATACAAGATATTGCGCAACAATGAGATTTGAGGCTCGCTTACTTTCTTTTCGAGTGCTGAACCAAGATAGTATGTTCTAAAGTGTGCAGGCAACagacaaagattggattgatatgcaggGAAAGTTCCTTCTAAATGGATCCCCATCAAAAGTGGTAATTTATTTAGAGGGTCCTCTGCCGGGTACTGACATTCTTGTTAATAGTTTGGTTGTAAAGCGTGCGCCTAAGACACCTCCATCAACACCACCGGACATAAAGGTTGAACTTTCTAGATGGTTCTTTCACGAATGATACACACTAATATTTTAAGAACTTAATTGCATCTTGTTTTTTGCAGGGTGTTGCTTTTGGGGTTAATGTAATTGAGAACAGCAATCTGGCTGATGGCACTAATGGATGGTATCCCCTTGGTAACTGCACATTGAGTGTTAAAACCGGCTCGCCACATATAATGCCGCCGATGGCAAGAGACTCTCTAGGACCACATGAGCTTCTAAGTGGACGCTACATACTTGTAACAAACCGCACACAAACATGGATGGGTCCTGCTCAGACTATCACTGATAAATTGAAACTCTTTGTGACTTATCAAGTATCGGCTTGGGTTCGGCTTGGTTCGGGATCATCCGGGCCACAGAATGTGAATGTTGCCCTTGGTGTTGACAACCAGTGGGTCAATGGAGGACAAACTGAGGTATCCGATCAAAGATGGCATGAAATCGGTGGGTCGTTTAGAATCGAAAAGCAGCCATCAAAGGTTATGGTTTATATCCAAGGTCCTGCTTCAGGTGTTGACTTAATGGTTGCTGGACTTCAAATTTTTCCTGTTGATAGACATGCAAGGTTTAAATATCTAAAGTCTCAAACAGACAAGGTAAGATCTAGGACCTGTTTGATTTCtattttcattattgtttttttataatgttttctgtttcaaaattttgtgaagaaaaaagTGAAAGTAGAAATAGACATGACATTAAACCACTTTTTCCAAAAGCTTAAGCTGATAGGATGAGACACATGAATGGTTATAAACACATACCCTCAAgcaagagtttttttttttggtttgcttaaatttttgaataggccttcttttctctttttatttgtcttatgctattttttttctcttttggagGATAACAAGGATTAAACTCTAGACTTCTCAGTCATagaagctctgataccatgtctTATCCTATTCTTTCCTTTGCGATTTTCCAAGTGATTTGTTTCATATAGCACCACTACTTCAGGTTTTAGTATCTGCATCAGATTTCTAAATTCTACGACTATTATGAACAAACAAAGATCAAAATTGAATGcttcatatatatatagattttaATCATATCCATTCTTTTATTGAGAAGACATGTAATTCAAAGTTTTGCTTTGTATCCTCTTGCTGCATTACAGATCCGAAAGCGTGATGTTACCCTGAAATTCTCTGGACTGGACGCAAGTAACTACTCGAAAACCTCAGTGCAAGTCAGACAAATTCAGAATGATTTTCCAGTTGGAACATGCATCAGCAGAATGAACATTGACAATGAGGATTTTGTAGACTTCTTTGTGAAACATTTTAACTGGGCTGTGTTTGGTAATGAGTTGAAATGGTACTGGACCGAGCCGCAACAGGGGAATTTCAACTACAAGGATGCAGATGATCTCTTAAACTTGTGTCAGAAGAACAAGATAGAAACTCGCGGCCATTGTATCTTCTGGGAAGTGGATGGAACCGTCCAGCAATGGATTAAAGCGCTGAACAAAACTGACCTCATGGCGGCCGTCCAGAACAGATTAAACGGCCTGCTTACTCGGTATAAAGGCAAGTTCAATCACTATGATGTTAACAATGAAATGCTGCATGGTTCATTTTACCAGGACAGGTTAGGTAAGGACATAAGGACCAACATGTTTAAGACTGCGAATCAACTTGATCCGACCGCTACCCTTTTCGTGAATGATTATCACGTGGAAGATGGATGTGACACCAGATCATGTCCGGAAAAATACATTGAACATATTCTTGATTTGCAAGAACAGGGGTCCCCTGTTGGTGGAATTGGAATTCAAGGCCATATAGATAGTCCGGTTGGGCCTATCGTTTGTTCATCCCTTGATAAACTGGGAATTCTTGGCTTACCTATATGGTTCACCGAGCTAGATGTGTCGTCGACTAACGAATATGTTAGAGCAGATGATTTGGAAGTTATGTTGAGGGAAGCCATGGCTCATCCGGCCGTCGAAGGCCTAATGCTGTGGGGATTTTGGGAGTTGTTCATGAGCCGTGACAACTCTCACTTGGTTAATGCAGAAGGTGAAATCAATGAAGCTGGAAAAAGGTTCCTTGCTCTTAAGCAAGAATGGCTTTCTCATAGCCATGGAAATGTTGATCAGCAAGGTCAATACAATTTTAGAGGCTTTCATGGAACATACAAGGTTGATATTGTCATTGATACAAAGAAAGTTTCCAAGACCTTTGTCCTTGACAAGGGTGACTCTCCAATGGTGGTTTCCATAGACTTCTAAGTTATAACCATTCTGCATTATTCAATTAACTATAATCTATGATCTTGAATTCTCTGTCATTCATTCATATGGTTTGTTAAACAAACATTGTTGTCTTTATACATTGCCTTGTTGTGTGATGTAATGATATTAATATTGTGTATGTTTtctggaaaaataaaataagatcaGTTCTTGATGGTTCTGATATTATGATAGTtgttttgattttcaaaatttctactTTCAAGTCATggatattttagtattaaatttctaaaattacttttaaatcaAACGAAATTATTATTCATACATATAAAGTTATCTGATTCTAAGGAAAAGGCAAAACCTTAAAAATAAATCCCACTTAAAAAATCAAAGATATTAATAGTCAAATTCATATTAACCATATAtcaacaagaaataaaaaacttctaaaaataaaaaattaaactctataaatatttcttttattgatcAAATATAATTGTGCAaacataacaaataaaaaagactcatatatttatataaggACCCGAATAAACTAagttaaaattctaattataggaaaaaaattctcaatttaaatacttaacaaaaattcctaataaataaaatagcataAATGTTAACTCTCATCCTAAACTCTAATATAATTCATGGACTTATACATTATCGATCACAAAAACGTATAGTAACCATGTTCTTCCTTCATATGAACTTGTagcaatgatggaatttcaaaGTATGTACCACATATATTGCAGTGACATGGATTGTAAATAACTGGATTATGAAACTTGCTCTTATGACTGCGTAACTTTTTTGAGGTAGCAAATTTT is part of the Arachis duranensis cultivar V14167 unplaced genomic scaffold, aradu.V14167.gnm2.J7QH unplaced_Scaffold_165933, whole genome shotgun sequence genome and harbors:
- the LOC107470243 gene encoding LOW QUALITY PROTEIN: endo-1,4-beta-xylanase 1-like (The sequence of the model RefSeq protein was modified relative to this genomic sequence to represent the inferred CDS: inserted 2 bases in 1 codon); this encodes MKSLCACFYTSSVFNSHSHSHWNHNHSHSQSQIMAGSISGPSGGNAANILLNHDFSGGLDSWHVNCCDGYVVSAEEVSQLGISMETDGNCAVITSRKECWQGLEQDITSRVSIGSTYIVSALVGISGLSQGSNDVQATLKLEYHNSATSYLFIGRTSVTRGNWKKLEGTFSLSTMPKRVVFYLEGPAPGVDILIRSVEIGCSNPNNNIARTGCVSTGEDNVIINPQFDDGLNNWSGRGCKIALHDSMGNXITGRVQRKLAYEVTTSVRIFGNNVTTADVRATLYVQTSDLRDQYIGIANVQATDKDWIDMQGKFLLNGSPSKVVIYLEGPLPGTDILVNSLVVKRAPKTPPSTPPDIKGVAFGVNVIENSNLADGTNGWYPLGNCTLSVKTGSPHIMPPMARDSLGPHELLSGRYILVTNRTQTWMGPAQTITDKLKLFVTYQVSAWVRLGSGSSGPQNVNVALGVDNQWVNGGQTEVSDQRWHEIGGSFRIEKQPSKVMVYIQGPASGVDLMVAGLQIFPVDRHARFKYLKSQTDKIRKRDVTLKFSGLDASNYSKTSVQVRQIQNDFPVGTCISRMNIDNEDFVDFFVKHFNWAVFGNELKWYWTEPQQGNFNYKDADDLLNLCQKNKIETRGHCIFWEVDGTVQQWIKALNKTDLMAAVQNRLNGLLTRYKGKFNHYDVNNEMLHGSFYQDRLGKDIRTNMFKTANQLDPTATLFVNDYHVEDGCDTRSCPEKYIEHILDLQEQGSPVGGIGIQGHIDSPVGPIVCSSLDKLGILGLPIWFTELDVSSTNEYVRADDLEVMLREAMAHPAVEGLMLWGFWELFMSRDNSHLVNAEGEINEAGKRFLALKQEWLSHSHGNVDQQGQYNFRGFHGTYKVDIVIDTKKVSKTFVLDKGDSPMVVSIDF